In Opitutaceae bacterium TAV5, one genomic interval encodes:
- a CDS encoding addiction module antitoxin RelB — MKLTLPLAEMTLPEKINAMEEIWADISKTEREYSPPDWHGQILEERRRLAQSGEVGFTDWETAKRQIKARVA; from the coding sequence ATGAAACTCACACTGCCATTGGCGGAAATGACCCTTCCCGAGAAGATCAATGCCATGGAGGAGATTTGGGCGGATATTTCCAAAACAGAGCGGGAATATTCTCCGCCGGACTGGCACGGTCAAATCCTTGAAGAACGCAGGCGACTGGCCCAGTCGGGCGAGGTTGGCTTCACGGATTGGGAGACGGCCAAACGACAAATCAAGGCCCGTGTTGCGTGA
- a CDS encoding autotransporter: protein MNSSPTPASPFSGPKSCAGRPAGNTFPGLLPCLPRLAAGLLLAISASASGDVIHWTGGDGTWDTTELAWTPDPALSPPFQTWSNPAFDTAVFSGPAGTVTLGEAISAGSLTFATDGYTITGNTLTLAGIGSVDTGDGTQTLASILAGAATSFTKTGSGTLILTAANTWTGATLVNGGTLAVSGSGASIGVAGASASTLSVGSTADSSLTIENGAVVQNTTATLGGASGTTGSVTVDGAGSAWNITHTSGTTLSIASGGSGSLTVSNGGAVTLARPAVFAPAAGRTADFLVTGASSTFTTTSTLNFGNGAAAGATTATISAGGKVNSSSGNIGASSGLGTANVTITGAGSSWTTTNVVAVDGTGSLSILDGGTMTVGNLFGIGGNTGTTSRVTVGGDSATLNVTSAAIVVGDSGRGTLEINDGGTVNAGFTLRIGNDDAAVGIVNQNGGTVTVTRYIHFFKGTAEYHLLGGTLVVGDAFGAGIVTPSAASYLFELGGGTLQVLGNNRSSLTVYADITLKAGTTSTLSTPGGAGQIMYMEGVIRGPGGLIKTGPGALYLDGINSFTGGLTIAEGIVNPLPGSLGAGSLGFSGNSTLQIDYTDTAFAGNVAIDPGVTGTIEVANGRTLTLSGAITGSGALRKTSSGTLALAGVNDFTGGLTVSGGVLRFSGLASLGSGPLTLSGGELRWDANNTADVTAGGRVLAIGSGGSTFNTNGNDVTLSGDITGTGAFAKSGAGTLTLSGNNTWAGATTTLNAGTLVLASAAALPSTGTLVLNGGTLTSTTARTLGNTVTLSANSTLGGAADLTFNGNLTNSGGNRTLTINNAGLTTFGTINLSENNTGRTLTLAGTGDILVTGAIRNRDGANTTASNLVKSGAGTLTLSGANTWTGSTSVNAGTLLVNGSLASTAVTVADGATLGGSGSIGGLTTIRSGAHLAPGNSPGTLTFTAGLALQSGAILDFELGDDRDLIRISGGILSGPGSGTITLNLADAGGLIAGTWTLFDFSGATLADFDVSGFVFGSTPAGYDYALALSGSALRLTVTAIPEPAAVAALLATATLALAVVRRRKSHLPQARVGA from the coding sequence ATGAACTCCTCTCCGACCCCCGCCTCGCCTTTTTCCGGACCAAAATCCTGCGCCGGCCGGCCGGCGGGAAATACCTTCCCCGGTCTCCTCCCGTGCCTGCCCCGGCTGGCCGCCGGGCTCCTGCTCGCCATCTCCGCCTCTGCCTCCGGCGACGTGATCCACTGGACAGGCGGCGACGGCACGTGGGACACCACGGAGCTGGCCTGGACCCCCGACCCCGCCCTCTCCCCGCCCTTCCAGACATGGAGCAACCCGGCCTTCGACACCGCCGTGTTTTCCGGCCCGGCCGGCACGGTCACGCTCGGCGAAGCCATCTCCGCAGGATCGCTCACGTTCGCCACCGATGGCTACACGATCACGGGCAACACGCTCACGCTCGCCGGTATCGGCTCCGTCGATACCGGTGACGGCACGCAGACCCTGGCCTCCATCCTCGCCGGAGCCGCCACCAGCTTCACGAAAACCGGCTCGGGCACCCTCATCCTCACCGCTGCCAATACCTGGACCGGCGCCACCCTCGTCAACGGAGGTACTCTCGCCGTGAGCGGCAGCGGAGCCTCCATCGGCGTGGCGGGCGCGTCGGCCTCGACCCTGAGCGTCGGCTCGACGGCCGACAGCTCGCTCACCATCGAGAACGGCGCGGTGGTCCAAAACACCACCGCCACGCTCGGCGGCGCCTCCGGCACGACCGGCAGCGTCACCGTCGATGGCGCGGGCTCCGCCTGGAACATCACCCATACGAGCGGCACCACCCTGTCCATCGCCTCCGGCGGCAGCGGCTCCCTCACCGTCTCCAACGGCGGCGCGGTCACGCTCGCCCGCCCTGCCGTGTTCGCACCGGCGGCGGGCCGGACGGCGGACTTTCTCGTGACCGGCGCCAGCTCCACCTTCACGACGACCAGCACCCTGAATTTCGGCAACGGCGCCGCCGCGGGCGCGACGACGGCCACCATCAGCGCCGGCGGAAAAGTGAACAGCAGTTCCGGCAACATCGGCGCCAGCAGCGGGCTCGGCACCGCCAACGTCACCATCACCGGCGCGGGATCGAGCTGGACCACCACGAACGTGGTCGCCGTGGATGGCACCGGATCGCTCTCGATCCTGGACGGCGGCACGATGACCGTCGGCAACCTGTTCGGCATCGGCGGCAACACGGGCACGACCAGCCGGGTGACCGTCGGCGGCGATTCCGCCACCCTCAACGTCACCAGCGCCGCGATCGTCGTCGGTGATTCCGGGCGCGGCACCCTCGAAATCAACGACGGCGGCACGGTCAACGCCGGTTTCACTCTCCGCATTGGCAACGACGACGCCGCAGTGGGCATCGTGAATCAAAACGGCGGCACGGTCACGGTCACGCGCTACATCCACTTCTTCAAGGGCACGGCGGAATATCATCTGCTCGGCGGCACGCTTGTCGTCGGCGACGCCTTCGGCGCGGGCATCGTCACGCCCTCGGCGGCCAGCTACCTCTTCGAACTCGGCGGCGGCACGCTGCAGGTGCTCGGCAACAACCGGAGCAGCCTCACCGTCTATGCCGATATCACCTTGAAGGCCGGCACGACCAGCACGCTCTCCACCCCTGGCGGCGCCGGCCAGATCATGTACATGGAGGGTGTGATCCGCGGCCCGGGCGGTCTGATCAAAACCGGCCCGGGGGCGCTCTATCTCGACGGGATAAACTCCTTTACCGGCGGCCTCACCATCGCGGAGGGCATCGTCAATCCCCTGCCCGGCAGCCTCGGCGCCGGCTCCCTCGGTTTTTCGGGCAACTCCACCCTGCAAATCGACTATACGGACACCGCCTTTGCCGGCAACGTTGCCATCGACCCGGGCGTCACCGGCACAATCGAGGTCGCCAACGGACGCACCCTCACGCTTTCAGGCGCCATCACCGGCTCCGGCGCCCTTCGCAAGACCTCCTCCGGCACCCTTGCCCTTGCCGGCGTCAACGACTTCACCGGCGGCCTCACCGTCAGCGGCGGCGTGCTCCGCTTCTCCGGTCTCGCCAGCCTCGGTTCCGGCCCGCTCACGCTCTCCGGCGGCGAACTGCGCTGGGACGCCAACAATACCGCCGACGTTACCGCCGGCGGCCGCGTGCTCGCCATCGGTTCCGGCGGTTCCACCTTCAATACCAACGGCAACGACGTCACCCTTTCCGGCGACATCACCGGTACCGGAGCCTTCGCCAAATCCGGCGCCGGCACCCTCACCCTCTCCGGCAACAACACCTGGGCCGGAGCCACCACGACCCTCAATGCCGGCACGCTCGTCCTCGCCAGCGCCGCCGCGCTTCCCTCCACCGGAACGCTCGTCCTCAATGGCGGCACGCTGACCAGCACCACCGCGCGCACCCTCGGCAACACCGTCACCCTCTCCGCCAATTCCACCCTCGGCGGCGCAGCGGACCTCACCTTCAACGGCAACCTCACGAACTCCGGCGGCAACCGGACCCTGACCATCAACAACGCAGGCCTGACCACGTTCGGCACGATCAACCTCTCGGAGAACAACACCGGACGCACGCTCACGCTTGCCGGCACGGGCGACATCCTCGTCACTGGCGCGATCCGAAACCGGGACGGCGCCAATACGACCGCCAGCAATCTCGTGAAATCCGGCGCCGGCACGCTCACCCTCTCCGGCGCGAACACCTGGACCGGCTCCACCTCCGTCAACGCCGGCACGCTCCTCGTCAACGGCTCCCTCGCCAGCACCGCCGTGACCGTCGCCGACGGCGCCACCCTCGGCGGCAGCGGCAGTATCGGCGGTTTGACTACGATCCGGTCCGGCGCGCACCTCGCCCCCGGCAACAGCCCCGGCACGCTCACCTTCACCGCCGGCCTCGCTCTCCAGTCCGGCGCGATCCTCGACTTCGAGCTCGGCGACGACCGCGACCTGATTCGCATCTCCGGCGGCATCCTCTCCGGCCCCGGCAGCGGCACAATCACCCTCAACCTCGCCGACGCCGGCGGACTCATCGCGGGCACCTGGACCCTCTTCGATTTTTCCGGCGCCACTCTCGCCGATTTCGATGTCTCCGGTTTCGTCTTCGGCAGCACCCCCGCCGGATACGACTATGCCCTCGCCCTCAGTGGCAGCGCCCTCCGGCTCACCGTCACCGCCATCCCCGAGCCCGCCGCCGTCGCCGCCCTCCTCGCCACCGCCACGCTTGCCCTCGCCGTCGTGCGTCGCCGCAAGAGTCACCTGCCCCAGGCTCGGGTCGGGGCCTAG
- a CDS encoding tetraacyldisaccharide 4'-kinase — protein sequence MPSWITRKATAFEQFTIDVIFGRRSGVGAALYAAFLQTLSYLFSGIVQMRYWLYRKRIFHDQPLGCLVVVVGNLTVGGTGKTPVVEKFARALRDRGRRVAILSRGYKSKAPPLWKKAWYWITHTSEPPPRIVSDGQQVLLDSLQAGDEPYMLARNLPGVVVLVDKNRVKAGAWAIKKFGCDTLILDDGFQYLPLKGRLNLLLVDKTNPFGNGHLLPRGILREPIKHLKRASYVFLTKSNGQRDPELEDLINTHNPDAEIIECAHRPQYLQRLGSDERHPLSWLRDRRVGAFSGIAVPESFEKFLRDLGAKIEFTRRFLDHYRFSPEDFVSLFVKALELKVGCIITTEKDAVRIPEDLPCAVPIYYLRLEIDIIRGAQDFDEAVSRICFPESRALPPIPVMSNRNADLPPGS from the coding sequence ATGCCCTCCTGGATCACACGCAAAGCCACCGCCTTCGAGCAGTTCACGATCGACGTGATCTTCGGACGGCGCTCGGGCGTGGGCGCCGCCCTCTACGCTGCGTTTCTCCAGACGCTCTCGTACCTGTTCAGCGGCATCGTCCAGATGCGTTACTGGCTGTACCGCAAGCGGATCTTCCATGACCAGCCGCTCGGCTGCCTCGTCGTCGTCGTGGGCAATCTCACCGTCGGCGGCACCGGCAAGACGCCCGTCGTGGAAAAATTCGCCCGCGCCCTCCGCGACCGCGGCCGTCGCGTCGCCATCCTCTCGCGCGGCTACAAAAGCAAGGCCCCCCCGCTCTGGAAAAAAGCCTGGTACTGGATCACCCACACCTCCGAGCCCCCGCCGCGCATTGTCAGCGACGGACAACAGGTGCTCCTCGACAGCCTGCAGGCCGGCGACGAGCCCTACATGCTCGCCCGCAACCTCCCCGGCGTCGTCGTCCTCGTGGACAAAAACCGCGTCAAGGCCGGCGCCTGGGCCATCAAAAAATTCGGATGCGACACTCTCATCCTCGACGACGGTTTCCAGTACCTGCCGCTCAAGGGCCGGCTCAACCTCCTTCTCGTCGACAAGACGAACCCTTTCGGCAACGGCCACCTCCTGCCTCGCGGCATCCTGCGCGAACCGATCAAACACCTGAAACGCGCCAGTTACGTCTTCCTCACCAAGTCCAACGGCCAGCGCGATCCCGAACTCGAGGACCTCATCAACACCCACAACCCCGACGCCGAAATCATCGAATGCGCCCACCGCCCGCAGTACCTGCAACGCCTCGGCAGCGACGAACGCCACCCGCTCTCGTGGCTGCGCGACCGCCGCGTCGGGGCGTTCAGCGGCATCGCCGTACCGGAAAGTTTTGAAAAATTCCTCCGCGACCTCGGTGCGAAGATCGAGTTCACCCGACGTTTCCTCGACCACTACCGGTTCAGTCCGGAGGATTTTGTGTCTCTCTTTGTCAAGGCCCTCGAATTGAAGGTCGGCTGCATCATCACCACGGAAAAGGATGCCGTGCGCATCCCGGAGGATCTGCCCTGCGCCGTGCCGATCTACTACCTGCGGCTGGAAATCGACATCATCCGCGGCGCACAGGACTTCGACGAAGCGGTGAGCCGCATCTGTTTTCCCGAAAGCCGCGCCCTCCCGCCGATCCCGGTCATGTCGAACCGCAACGCGGATCTCCCGCCCGGATCGTGA
- a CDS encoding polysaccharide deacetylase, whose protein sequence is MHPALRAFSHKTLFALAAVAAALPAFAAGPIPANPGFEDGLDGWLPRDTMASALPEAARTGKLGLRIADNDTVNGSDFHSSRYPVTPGQELTLTFQARADGNFLVVCFWPTNEAGKPVRIPGKKGDGLASVLVKKQDDGWHPYTLTTTVPPGATAVSVWIHSWSSATGVVDFDDFVLEGIPPGTAPLETVEAMKAASSSAIARYNARRAAEAPPAEIPPRKAPPVIILKLDDLRQTNGKVHHSWTRVADYLKNRSIKSSIGIICETLAEATPEYTGWIRERRDSGLIEFWFHGWDHQVWTDDAGKKWNEFKGRPFDEQWSRFERSQTLAKEKLGFPFAAFGPGGGVGTGSQDGVTAQVMAKDPDMKVWLYPSPVDASGRDLAAAGKVTILDRVWAVNLEAAVGQPAFNRLVVGYAKNPDREYFVLQGHPTHWAGERFREFEKIIDFLVEQNAVFMTPLEYAQSLGGKPARQVGGK, encoded by the coding sequence ATGCACCCCGCACTCCGCGCGTTTTCCCATAAAACCCTGTTCGCGCTCGCCGCCGTCGCGGCAGCCTTGCCTGCTTTCGCGGCCGGCCCGATCCCCGCCAACCCCGGTTTCGAAGACGGCCTCGACGGCTGGTTGCCCCGGGACACCATGGCGTCGGCCCTTCCCGAAGCCGCCCGCACCGGCAAACTCGGCCTCCGTATCGCCGACAACGATACCGTCAACGGCTCCGATTTCCACAGCAGCCGCTACCCTGTCACCCCCGGCCAGGAACTCACTCTCACCTTCCAGGCCAGGGCCGACGGCAACTTTCTCGTCGTCTGCTTCTGGCCCACCAACGAAGCCGGCAAACCCGTTCGCATCCCCGGGAAAAAAGGCGACGGCCTCGCCAGCGTTCTTGTCAAAAAGCAGGACGACGGCTGGCACCCCTACACCCTCACCACCACCGTGCCGCCCGGCGCCACGGCCGTCTCCGTCTGGATCCACTCGTGGAGCTCGGCCACCGGTGTGGTCGACTTTGACGACTTTGTGCTCGAAGGGATTCCTCCCGGCACCGCTCCGCTCGAAACCGTCGAGGCCATGAAAGCCGCCTCGTCTTCGGCCATCGCCCGCTACAATGCCCGCCGGGCCGCCGAGGCGCCGCCCGCCGAAATCCCCCCGCGCAAGGCCCCGCCCGTCATCATCCTCAAGCTCGACGATCTCCGTCAGACCAACGGCAAGGTCCATCACTCCTGGACTCGCGTCGCCGATTACCTGAAAAACCGCTCCATCAAATCCTCCATCGGCATCATCTGCGAAACCCTCGCCGAGGCCACGCCCGAATACACCGGCTGGATCAGGGAGCGCCGCGACTCCGGCCTCATCGAGTTCTGGTTCCATGGCTGGGACCACCAGGTATGGACCGACGACGCCGGAAAGAAATGGAACGAATTCAAGGGACGGCCCTTTGACGAACAGTGGTCCCGCTTCGAACGCTCGCAAACGCTGGCGAAGGAAAAACTCGGCTTCCCCTTCGCCGCTTTCGGTCCCGGCGGCGGCGTCGGTACCGGTTCCCAGGACGGGGTTACCGCGCAGGTCATGGCCAAGGATCCCGACATGAAAGTCTGGCTCTATCCCTCGCCCGTCGACGCTTCCGGACGTGACCTCGCCGCCGCCGGCAAGGTCACCATCCTTGACCGCGTCTGGGCCGTGAACCTTGAAGCTGCCGTCGGCCAGCCCGCTTTCAACCGGCTCGTCGTCGGCTACGCCAAGAACCCCGACCGCGAGTATTTTGTCCTGCAAGGCCATCCCACCCACTGGGCCGGCGAACGCTTCAGGGAGTTCGAAAAGATCATCGATTTCCTCGTCGAACAAAACGCCGTCTTCATGACCCCGCTCGAATACGCCCAAAGCCTCGGCGGCAAACCCGCCCGGCAGGTCGGCGGCAAGTGA
- a CDS encoding LacI family transcriptional regulator, whose translation MSTTRVTIRDIAARAGVHFTTVALALRDSPRLNLRTRQRLQALAADMGYRPDPMLAALHAYRHTSRRPHYQATIAWLNNWPERDRMLDIPEFRKYRSGAHERAAELGYLIEEFWLHERDMTPEKTRRILRARGIQALLLAPQPRSRMWLDFDYTGFSALSLGYSLHPPRMHVVANHHAHSINLLLEELWQLGYRRPGMYVDRNWDEKVGHNWVSGMLLSRWLHPSLACLPLVVNSEEELGIREWVRSYRPDVVISYTGNLRHLRATGLRVPEDVGFASLNVGEADDTTSGIHQNDHLIGRKAVDLLVDMVHRNERGIPETPIRTLVEGVWHPGKTLKNKG comes from the coding sequence ATGTCCACGACCCGCGTCACCATCCGGGACATTGCCGCCCGGGCCGGCGTGCATTTCACGACGGTCGCCCTCGCCCTGCGCGACAGCCCGCGGCTCAACCTTCGCACCCGCCAGCGGCTGCAGGCTCTCGCCGCCGACATGGGTTACCGTCCCGACCCCATGCTCGCCGCCCTGCATGCCTACCGTCACACCAGCCGCCGTCCGCACTACCAGGCCACCATCGCGTGGCTCAACAACTGGCCCGAACGCGACAGGATGCTGGATATCCCCGAATTCCGCAAATACCGCAGCGGCGCCCACGAACGCGCTGCCGAACTCGGTTACCTCATCGAGGAATTCTGGCTGCACGAACGCGACATGACTCCGGAAAAGACCCGCCGCATCCTGCGCGCACGCGGCATCCAGGCCCTCCTTCTCGCCCCCCAGCCGCGCTCCCGCATGTGGCTCGATTTCGACTACACCGGGTTTTCCGCCCTCTCGCTCGGTTACAGCCTGCATCCTCCCCGCATGCACGTCGTGGCCAACCACCACGCGCACTCCATCAACCTCCTCCTCGAAGAACTCTGGCAGCTCGGCTACCGCCGCCCCGGCATGTACGTCGACCGCAACTGGGATGAGAAAGTCGGCCACAACTGGGTCAGCGGCATGCTCCTCTCCCGCTGGCTGCATCCCTCGCTCGCCTGCCTCCCGCTCGTGGTCAACAGCGAGGAGGAGCTCGGTATCCGGGAATGGGTCCGCAGCTACCGGCCCGACGTTGTCATTTCCTATACCGGCAACCTCAGGCATCTCCGGGCTACCGGACTGCGCGTGCCCGAAGATGTCGGTTTCGCCAGCCTCAACGTCGGCGAAGCCGATGACACCACTTCGGGCATCCACCAGAACGATCATCTTATCGGCCGCAAGGCTGTCGACCTCCTCGTCGACATGGTGCACCGCAACGAACGCGGCATCCCCGAAACCCCCATCCGCACACTCGTGGAAGGCGTGTGGCATCCGGGCAAGACGCTCAAAAATAAAGGCTGA
- a CDS encoding autotransporter, which translates to MKTKTSSHPAIRAFSPILLGAALLFVPAVTSSAAELVKADNTTDLGAAGAWTDGTAVITGTSSDVLVFDDTLQTNSTFTWTSGNRTARGLRLENPANDIRITISNNSTHTIGADGIDMANATKSLTLIGTNQAFGFIRFSQATNNIIVGSGASLNIQTQITTSSTGTLNFTGAGDININGTNGTIRNNGANFTAVTHAGTGTLTLANANTYTGGTTLTSGNFTLAGTGSLLFDLAKGNQVTGNTTGDVRFDGVFNVAVGDVPFTGDTAWTLVAGTFGDLVYGSGFSLSLTGSVVGSGITLDSSNHYTAGNWSYDTATGALSFAAVPEPGATAAFAGAAMLLAGALLRRRVCRRRSA; encoded by the coding sequence ATGAAAACCAAAACCTCCAGCCACCCCGCCATCCGTGCGTTCTCGCCGATCCTGCTCGGTGCGGCGCTCCTGTTCGTCCCTGCGGTAACTTCGTCCGCCGCAGAACTTGTCAAGGCCGACAACACCACCGATCTCGGTGCCGCCGGAGCCTGGACGGATGGCACTGCTGTCATTACTGGTACCAGCAGTGACGTGCTCGTTTTCGACGATACGCTTCAGACGAACTCGACGTTCACCTGGACCTCCGGTAATAGAACCGCACGCGGCCTCCGTCTGGAAAACCCTGCCAACGACATCCGCATTACGATCAGCAACAACTCAACGCATACCATCGGTGCCGATGGCATCGACATGGCAAACGCCACCAAAAGCCTCACCTTGATCGGCACAAACCAGGCATTCGGATTCATACGTTTTTCACAAGCTACCAACAACATCATCGTGGGTAGTGGCGCATCGCTGAATATCCAGACCCAGATCACCACGAGCAGCACAGGCACCCTGAACTTCACCGGAGCAGGCGATATCAACATCAACGGAACGAACGGCACCATCAGAAACAACGGCGCCAATTTCACCGCCGTCACCCATGCCGGCACCGGCACGCTCACGCTGGCCAATGCCAACACCTACACCGGCGGCACCACGCTCACCAGCGGCAACTTCACGCTCGCCGGCACCGGCTCCCTCCTCTTCGACCTCGCCAAGGGCAACCAGGTCACCGGTAACACCACCGGCGACGTGCGGTTTGACGGCGTCTTCAACGTCGCCGTCGGCGACGTTCCGTTCACCGGCGACACCGCCTGGACTCTCGTCGCCGGCACCTTCGGCGACCTCGTTTACGGAAGCGGCTTCTCCCTGTCCCTCACCGGCTCGGTGGTCGGCAGCGGCATCACGCTCGACAGTTCCAACCACTACACGGCCGGCAACTGGAGCTACGATACCGCCACCGGCGCACTCTCGTTTGCCGCCGTCCCCGAACCCGGCGCCACCGCCGCGTTCGCCGGAGCGGCCATGCTGCTCGCCGGCGCGCTTCTCCGCCGCCGCGTCTGCCGCCGCCGTTCCGCATGA
- a CDS encoding 3-oxoacyl-ACP reductase yields the protein MRPCGEPLPDDAVLLVTGASTGLGLALARRLIRETRYRLALTARTSSLERFAAAGIVESPRIRLLALDVASPASRAAAVAAVEACWGGVEILVNNAGIATRAVVEHIADADFDDVMAVNFRGPLDLIRRVLPGMRERRRGRILTVSSVGGMMAMPTMAAYSASKFAIEGACEALWYEARPWGIGVSLVEPGFIHSDSFTHTRYTRASRRAQEDPADPYHRHYDAMSGMIARLMRRTWATPDHVAAATVRTIRARHPRLRVRATPDALIFDYLRRWLPRRLYHRVLYAGLPDVKRWGLPPPAAPDRRPGETAGKTAD from the coding sequence ATGAGACCCTGCGGCGAACCCCTGCCTGACGATGCAGTTTTGCTCGTGACCGGAGCGAGCACCGGTCTGGGGCTGGCGCTGGCAAGGCGGTTGATCCGGGAAACGCGTTACCGGCTCGCGCTCACGGCCCGGACGAGCTCTCTGGAACGCTTCGCCGCGGCCGGCATCGTGGAGAGCCCGCGCATTCGCCTGCTGGCGCTCGACGTGGCCAGCCCCGCGAGCCGCGCCGCTGCGGTCGCCGCGGTGGAGGCGTGCTGGGGCGGGGTGGAAATCCTGGTCAACAACGCCGGCATCGCCACGCGGGCGGTGGTCGAGCACATCGCGGATGCCGACTTCGATGACGTGATGGCGGTGAATTTTCGCGGGCCGCTCGACCTGATCCGGCGCGTGCTGCCCGGCATGCGCGAGCGCCGCCGGGGCCGCATCCTCACGGTGTCGAGCGTGGGCGGCATGATGGCGATGCCGACGATGGCAGCCTACAGCGCGTCGAAGTTCGCCATCGAGGGCGCGTGCGAGGCGCTCTGGTACGAGGCGCGGCCCTGGGGCATCGGCGTCTCGCTGGTGGAGCCGGGATTCATCCATTCGGATTCCTTCACGCATACGCGTTATACCCGCGCAAGCCGGCGGGCGCAGGAGGATCCGGCCGATCCGTATCATCGTCATTATGACGCCATGTCGGGCATGATCGCCCGCCTCATGCGCCGCACCTGGGCCACGCCCGATCACGTGGCGGCGGCGACCGTGCGCACGATCCGCGCCCGCCACCCGCGGCTGCGCGTGCGGGCCACGCCGGATGCGCTGATCTTCGATTACCTGCGCCGCTGGCTGCCGCGCCGGCTGTATCACCGCGTGCTCTACGCCGGCCTGCCGGATGTGAAACGCTGGGGCCTGCCGCCGCCGGCTGCGCCGGATCGCCGGCCCGGCGAAACAGCCGGGAAAACCGCAGACTAG
- a CDS encoding O-succinylbenzoic acid synthetase, with translation MSLKLEYSRYRLPFRVPLRTAHGLWSEREGLLVRLTDMSEPPAGHADDPGSRPRTGFGEIAPIPWFGTETVDEAEALLRELGDRVNDATLDALPARYACTHFALHSARAKCGVRNAACGLTEPASASPLSVPHPAPSALPVAALLPAGRLALTQIAPKAELGFRTFKWKVGAGDAADELALLDDVIAALPDGARLRLDANGAWDHRTAGRWLERAADRPVEFIEQPVSPAARGADDLLLGLAGDYPTPLALDESLVGATDAARWLSLGWPGIWVIKPALLGDPAGVLAQLAAAGVAREDVVFSSALETAVGARAVLELAFAWHAGPPPGAAGAPAAAGGSSGARPAKPRALGFGIWPLFTGAHRDCDGLGELPFVRPRDPERLDAQAAWDHLQRPA, from the coding sequence ATGTCACTGAAACTCGAATACAGCCGTTACCGCCTTCCCTTTCGTGTGCCGCTGCGCACCGCGCATGGCCTGTGGAGCGAACGCGAAGGGCTGCTTGTCCGGTTGACCGACATGAGTGAGCCGCCCGCCGGCCATGCGGATGATCCCGGCAGCCGGCCGCGTACCGGTTTCGGCGAAATCGCGCCGATCCCCTGGTTCGGAACGGAAACCGTGGACGAAGCCGAAGCCCTGCTGCGCGAACTCGGCGACCGGGTGAACGACGCAACGCTCGACGCCCTTCCTGCCCGCTACGCCTGCACGCACTTCGCCCTCCACTCCGCCCGCGCAAAATGCGGAGTGCGGAATGCGGCGTGCGGCCTCACCGAACCCGCTTCCGCGTCTCCGCTCTCCGTTCCGCATCCGGCCCCGTCCGCTCTCCCCGTCGCCGCCCTGCTTCCGGCGGGGCGCCTCGCGCTGACGCAAATCGCGCCGAAAGCGGAGCTCGGTTTCCGCACCTTCAAGTGGAAAGTCGGCGCCGGGGATGCCGCCGACGAACTCGCCCTCCTCGACGACGTGATCGCTGCTCTCCCCGACGGCGCCCGTCTGCGTCTCGACGCCAACGGCGCGTGGGATCACCGCACCGCCGGGCGCTGGCTCGAACGCGCCGCCGACCGCCCTGTCGAATTCATCGAGCAACCCGTCTCCCCGGCCGCGCGCGGAGCCGACGATCTCCTCCTCGGCCTCGCCGGCGATTACCCCACGCCGCTCGCGCTCGACGAATCCCTCGTCGGCGCGACGGACGCCGCCCGCTGGCTCTCGCTCGGCTGGCCCGGCATCTGGGTGATCAAACCCGCGCTCCTCGGCGATCCCGCCGGTGTGCTCGCGCAGCTCGCCGCCGCCGGCGTCGCGCGCGAGGATGTGGTCTTTTCGTCCGCGCTCGAAACCGCTGTCGGCGCGCGCGCGGTGCTCGAACTGGCGTTTGCATGGCATGCCGGCCCCCCCCCGGGGGCCGCGGGAGCCCCGGCTGCCGCCGGCGGCAGCAGCGGCGCCCGCCCCGCGAAACCGCGCGCCCTCGGTTTCGGCATCTGGCCGTTGTTCACCGGCGCGCACCGCGATTGCGACGGCCTCGGCGAACTCCCTTTCGTGCGCCCCCGCGATCCGGAACGCCTCGATGCGCAGGCCGCGTGGGACCATCTGCAACGGCCCGCGTGA